A genomic stretch from Spongiibacter nanhainus includes:
- a CDS encoding aromatic ring-hydroxylating oxygenase subunit alpha, giving the protein MNKRYNKPIPFGWFAIAYTSELAPGDVKPLHYFGRELVLFRTEGGDAALLDAHCPHLGAHLGHGGKVTGDSIACPFHAWQFNGEGYCTKVPYAKNMPPKVDGKQVIRRYPLREVNQMIWAWYHPEDAEPLFEVERHAELHSPEWTDIDVFDWEINAIIQETGENAADIAHFVTVHESPEMPVGQVTHDGYTRCTLMDSQQHAIDEHGNVDLSGENFDQGRLESWSFGPGQTFQKFSRLFDIVMMGTVTPIDDQRLHMRFNFSMPRAQTEEHTLYAHAFRDEIVRQVGQDIPIWENKVYLDDPALCDGDGPIARYRKWFSQFYVDAA; this is encoded by the coding sequence AAGCCCCTGCATTATTTCGGTCGTGAGCTGGTTTTGTTCCGCACCGAGGGCGGTGACGCCGCGTTGCTGGATGCCCACTGCCCGCACCTGGGAGCCCATTTGGGCCACGGCGGCAAAGTGACGGGAGACAGTATCGCCTGCCCCTTCCACGCCTGGCAGTTCAATGGCGAGGGCTACTGCACCAAGGTGCCCTACGCTAAAAATATGCCTCCCAAAGTAGACGGCAAGCAGGTAATACGTCGCTACCCCCTGCGGGAAGTGAACCAAATGATCTGGGCCTGGTATCACCCCGAGGATGCTGAACCACTATTTGAAGTGGAGCGCCACGCCGAGCTGCATTCCCCCGAGTGGACCGACATTGATGTGTTCGACTGGGAGATCAACGCCATCATTCAGGAAACCGGCGAGAATGCGGCGGACATCGCTCACTTTGTGACCGTACACGAATCTCCGGAAATGCCAGTGGGGCAAGTGACCCACGACGGTTATACCCGCTGTACTCTGATGGACAGCCAGCAGCACGCTATTGATGAGCATGGCAATGTCGACCTCAGCGGCGAAAACTTTGACCAGGGCCGCTTGGAATCCTGGAGTTTTGGTCCGGGGCAGACTTTTCAGAAATTTTCCCGCTTGTTCGATATCGTGATGATGGGCACCGTGACCCCCATCGACGATCAGCGTCTGCATATGCGCTTTAACTTTAGTATGCCCAGGGCCCAGACCGAGGAGCATACCCTCTACGCCCACGCCTTCCGGGACGAAATTGTCCGTCAGGTGGGCCAGGATATTCCCATCTGGGAGAACAAGGTTTACCTCGATGACCCGGCACTGTGCGATGGCGACGGCCCCATTGCCCGCTACCGCAAGTGGTTTAGCCAGTTCTATGTGGACGCCGCTTAA
- a CDS encoding acetoacetate decarboxylase family protein, with translation MSDQTMPPAKPGDILNWPMLKIRYLSDTDSVAKLLPPGIQPGKEPGVTITIYNFPVLGEPEYGCVVNVDATYNDIEGEYTLGIGIDQEAAIYSSQERWGQPKFYADTQYYRLMDYVSAKVSHRGYTFLEFNGQVTGEGEKPAEFETNEWWIKHLRGVDMENPSWDFPPHVVRVYAKYGTAQVEKLQGQVKLLDSPWDPIAKHLPMRSEAEAWLWTPIFLDRRITLEGPLDAEAFWPYADTIGGSRWPGENGGPKKD, from the coding sequence ATGAGCGACCAAACCATGCCTCCCGCTAAGCCTGGGGATATTCTCAACTGGCCGATGCTGAAGATTCGCTACCTGTCTGACACCGACAGTGTGGCGAAGCTGTTGCCGCCGGGTATCCAGCCCGGTAAAGAGCCTGGCGTGACCATCACCATCTATAATTTCCCCGTACTGGGCGAGCCGGAATACGGCTGTGTGGTGAACGTTGATGCCACCTATAACGACATTGAGGGGGAGTACACCCTGGGCATTGGCATTGATCAGGAGGCGGCGATTTATAGCAGCCAGGAACGCTGGGGGCAGCCCAAGTTCTATGCGGATACCCAGTATTACCGCTTGATGGATTACGTCTCTGCCAAGGTCAGCCACCGCGGCTATACCTTTTTGGAATTTAATGGCCAGGTAACCGGCGAAGGAGAAAAGCCCGCCGAGTTTGAAACCAATGAATGGTGGATTAAACATCTGCGGGGCGTGGACATGGAAAACCCCAGCTGGGATTTTCCGCCCCATGTGGTGCGGGTCTATGCCAAGTACGGCACCGCTCAGGTAGAGAAACTGCAAGGGCAAGTCAAGTTGTTGGACAGCCCTTGGGACCCCATCGCCAAGCACCTGCCCATGCGCAGTGAAGCAGAGGCCTGGTTGTGGACGCCCATTTTCCTTGATCGCCGCATCACCCTGGAAGGTCCGCTGGACGCCGAAGCCTTTTGGCCCTACGCCGACACCATTGGTGGCTCGCGCTGGCCCGGGGAAAATGGCGGTCCCAAGAAGGACTGA
- a CDS encoding DUF6491 family protein has translation MKRSVLSLSLSALLMLTACANSPRSTEQILSDRGFQRGETVDRIKDYQISGWNYVDERHVIFNAGPSRNYLITLKIDCRDLSGAEYIGFSSTTSDVTKFDKVVVGTPIGPRSCPIDTLTKLEKID, from the coding sequence ATGAAACGTTCAGTGCTGAGCCTGTCTCTTTCCGCGCTACTCATGCTGACGGCCTGCGCCAACTCACCGCGCAGTACCGAGCAAATACTGAGTGATCGCGGTTTTCAGCGTGGTGAGACGGTAGATAGAATTAAGGATTACCAGATCAGTGGCTGGAACTACGTGGACGAGCGCCACGTTATTTTTAACGCCGGTCCGTCCCGCAACTATTTGATCACTCTAAAGATCGATTGCCGGGATCTCAGTGGTGCTGAATATATCGGTTTTAGCTCTACCACCAGCGACGTCACCAAGTTTGACAAAGTGGTGGTGGGAACGCCGATCGGTCCCAGATCCTGTCCCATCGATACGCTCACCAAGCTGGAAAAAATCGACTAG
- a CDS encoding alanine/glycine:cation symporter family protein encodes MSFTAQLENAFNAFANFMWSTPLVVLLVGGGIALTLYSRLRPYRYIGHSLALLRGKYSHDDDPGHVSHAQALSTALSGTLGLGNVAGVAIAISVGGPGAVFWMWVTAIVGVTTKFYTATLAVMYRGRDSEGTLRGGPMYVIREGLGRRWYPLAVLFAIAGALGTLPLFQANQFITLLREVVAQPAGWATAESHRGFDFITGAVLALLVWAVVAGRIERIGKLTVRLVPSMVLLYLGMGGIVMLAHASEIPAALGLIVSDAFSGQAAAGGAIGSVIMVGVRRGAFSNEAGIGTESMAHGAARTREPVREGIVAMTGPVIDTLIVCTCTALMILLTGVWQSGGDIEGVALTAEAVATVFPNIGIYLLLLMVALLSFSTIVTFWFYGAKCVGFLLGAHRQHWYTPVYIGLIILGAVTSLDLVNGLLIGMYAVMAIPTMVSTLLLAPKVNQAARRYFAKLASDSP; translated from the coding sequence ATGTCTTTTACTGCGCAACTGGAAAACGCCTTTAACGCCTTCGCTAACTTTATGTGGAGCACGCCGCTGGTGGTGTTGCTGGTGGGCGGCGGCATAGCGTTAACGCTGTATTCCAGGCTGCGCCCCTACCGTTATATCGGTCATTCTCTGGCCCTGTTGCGGGGTAAATACAGCCACGACGATGACCCCGGGCATGTCTCTCACGCCCAAGCCCTGTCGACTGCCCTGTCGGGAACCTTGGGTCTGGGCAATGTGGCGGGGGTGGCCATTGCCATCAGTGTCGGCGGCCCGGGGGCAGTGTTCTGGATGTGGGTGACCGCCATTGTCGGGGTAACCACCAAGTTCTATACCGCGACACTGGCAGTGATGTACCGGGGGCGGGACTCCGAAGGCACCTTGCGGGGCGGCCCCATGTACGTGATCCGCGAAGGGCTGGGTCGGCGCTGGTACCCCTTGGCGGTGCTGTTTGCCATTGCCGGGGCCCTGGGTACGCTGCCGCTGTTTCAGGCCAATCAATTTATCACTTTGTTGCGAGAGGTGGTCGCTCAACCGGCGGGCTGGGCGACGGCGGAGTCCCATCGCGGCTTTGATTTTATCACCGGTGCAGTGTTGGCCCTGCTGGTTTGGGCGGTGGTTGCCGGCCGTATCGAGCGCATCGGTAAGCTTACGGTGCGGCTGGTGCCCAGCATGGTGCTGCTCTACCTGGGTATGGGTGGCATCGTGATGCTGGCCCACGCCAGTGAAATTCCCGCGGCGCTGGGGCTGATTGTCAGCGATGCCTTCTCCGGTCAGGCTGCCGCTGGCGGCGCTATCGGATCGGTCATCATGGTGGGAGTGCGGCGGGGCGCCTTTAGCAATGAAGCGGGTATTGGCACCGAGTCCATGGCCCACGGCGCCGCTCGAACAAGAGAGCCGGTGCGGGAAGGCATCGTCGCCATGACCGGTCCGGTCATCGATACCTTGATTGTCTGTACCTGTACTGCGCTGATGATCCTGTTAACCGGAGTCTGGCAAAGCGGCGGTGATATTGAGGGTGTGGCGCTGACCGCGGAAGCGGTAGCGACGGTGTTCCCCAATATCGGTATCTATCTGCTGCTGTTGATGGTGGCGCTACTGAGCTTCAGTACCATCGTGACCTTCTGGTTTTACGGCGCCAAATGCGTGGGCTTTTTACTGGGGGCCCACCGCCAGCATTGGTATACCCCGGTCTACATCGGGTTGATCATTCTGGGGGCGGTCACGTCCCTGGACCTGGTTAACGGCCTGTTAATTGGCATGTACGCGGTGATGGCCATCCCCACCATGGTGTCGACCCTGCTTTTGGCGCCCAAGGTGAATCAGGCAGCGCGGCGTTATTTTGCCAAGCTGGCGAGCGATTCTCCTTGA
- a CDS encoding DUF3703 domain-containing protein, whose product MNQFARNLRPHIKQELARYRLALADGRPDQAFVHLERAHVLGQGVTRYHLAAHWHMLCWELRYRRGRGAPGQLLRLVGALILTPPGLLPTGNTGGSNISAFKSMPVEPELAEILRRSRQLKSR is encoded by the coding sequence ATGAATCAATTTGCCCGGAACCTTCGTCCCCATATAAAGCAGGAACTGGCACGCTATCGCTTGGCACTTGCCGATGGTCGCCCCGACCAAGCCTTTGTTCACCTGGAACGAGCTCACGTGTTGGGGCAGGGGGTGACGCGTTATCACCTTGCGGCCCACTGGCATATGCTGTGCTGGGAGCTGCGGTATCGCCGTGGCAGGGGGGCGCCGGGTCAGCTGCTGCGTCTGGTCGGGGCGCTGATATTGACACCCCCGGGGCTGTTGCCGACCGGCAATACCGGTGGCAGCAATATCAGTGCCTTTAAAAGCATGCCTGTAGAGCCAGAGCTGGCAGAGATACTGCGACGCTCGCGGCAGCTTAAGTCACGTTAG
- the mtnC gene encoding acireductone synthase, with translation MIKAIVTDIEGTTTDIDFVHKVLFPYSTERLPDFVRQHAGESKVSAALAEAAYAAGIPGDDIEGLITALLQWIAEDRKITPLKTLQGLIWEHGYKSGDFHAHIYPDAVDVLQQWQRQKRALYVYSSGSTFAQKLLFGHTEAGDLRGLFSDYFDTTTGNKRDAASYRSIVRSIDLPATHIAFLSDVVEELDAATQAGMTTVWVQRQGELQHRSPHLSVRDFSEIDF, from the coding sequence ATGATCAAGGCTATCGTCACCGATATCGAAGGCACCACCACCGATATCGACTTTGTCCACAAGGTCCTGTTTCCCTACTCGACCGAACGCCTGCCGGACTTTGTCCGCCAGCATGCCGGCGAATCCAAAGTCAGCGCGGCACTGGCCGAGGCGGCTTACGCCGCCGGAATCCCCGGCGACGATATCGAGGGCCTTATCACGGCGCTGTTGCAGTGGATCGCCGAGGACAGGAAAATCACCCCGCTTAAAACCCTGCAAGGATTGATTTGGGAGCACGGCTACAAAAGCGGCGATTTTCACGCTCACATCTACCCCGACGCCGTTGACGTACTGCAACAATGGCAGCGACAGAAACGCGCTCTCTACGTCTATTCTTCGGGCTCGACCTTTGCGCAAAAACTCCTGTTTGGCCACACCGAGGCGGGAGACCTACGGGGACTGTTTAGCGACTACTTTGACACCACCACCGGCAACAAGCGGGACGCGGCCTCTTATCGCAGCATCGTCCGCAGTATTGATTTACCCGCCACCCATATTGCGTTCCTCTCTGACGTGGTTGAGGAACTGGATGCGGCAACGCAGGCGGGTATGACCACGGTGTGGGTGCAACGGCAGGGCGAGCTGCAACATCGCAGCCCCCACCTCAGCGTCAGAGACTTTAGCGAAATCGATTTCTAA
- a CDS encoding 1,2-dihydroxy-3-keto-5-methylthiopentene dioxygenase — translation MSHLAVFDDNKPSQPLSSTEEPKQIQRMLAEVGVRFEQWPTSPDIRAGDSQEAVIAAYKAQINDLCATEGYQTVDVISLGSDHPDKVALRDKFLSEHHHSEDEVRFFVRGQGLFALHIGSRVYEVTCEQGDLLSVPANTRHWFDLGPNPDLVAIRFFNNPDGWVAHYSGSDIAASYSRLEN, via the coding sequence ATGAGCCATTTGGCCGTTTTCGACGACAACAAGCCTTCACAGCCGCTAAGCAGCACCGAGGAGCCCAAGCAGATTCAGCGTATGCTGGCTGAAGTTGGCGTGCGCTTTGAGCAGTGGCCTACCTCCCCCGACATCCGCGCCGGCGACAGCCAAGAGGCGGTTATCGCTGCTTATAAAGCGCAGATAAATGATTTATGTGCCACAGAGGGCTATCAGACTGTCGATGTGATCAGCCTGGGCAGTGACCACCCTGACAAAGTCGCACTGCGGGATAAATTCCTGTCCGAGCACCACCACAGCGAAGACGAGGTCCGTTTCTTTGTGCGGGGTCAGGGTTTGTTTGCACTGCATATTGGCAGCCGCGTGTACGAAGTTACCTGCGAACAAGGCGACTTGCTCAGCGTACCTGCCAATACCCGCCACTGGTTCGACCTGGGCCCCAACCCCGATCTAGTGGCAATTCGGTTTTTCAACAACCCCGACGGCTGGGTAGCCCACTACAGTGGCAGCGATATTGCCGCATCGTATTCACGGCTGGAGAATTAA
- a CDS encoding methylthioribulose 1-phosphate dehydratase produces the protein MASTDPRIEAAVPRDRRFYESATALAAAGEQLHQRGWVPATSGNFSLRLSPTTAIVTASGRHKGKLGPDDFIAVDQSGTPLTDGKPSAETLLHTQLYARFANIGAVLHCHSVNSTVLSLETQGSELVLTGYEVLKAFSGVDSHNTKVVLPIFDNDQTISRMAAKVDTYLAAKPDCPAYLIRGHGVYCWSDDLDSCLDKLEAVEFLLQCELERRRLHPGQHTGEKQ, from the coding sequence ATGGCATCAACTGATCCTCGTATCGAAGCGGCTGTGCCGCGAGACCGGCGCTTTTACGAAAGCGCAACCGCCCTGGCTGCCGCCGGCGAGCAACTGCACCAACGCGGCTGGGTGCCGGCGACCAGCGGCAATTTCTCGCTGCGTTTAAGCCCCACCACTGCCATTGTCACCGCCTCGGGGCGGCATAAAGGCAAACTGGGCCCCGACGACTTTATTGCCGTGGATCAATCCGGAACGCCTCTCACCGACGGCAAGCCGTCGGCGGAAACCCTGCTGCACACGCAGCTCTATGCCCGCTTTGCCAACATTGGCGCGGTGCTCCACTGTCACTCCGTCAACAGTACCGTGCTGTCGCTGGAAACCCAGGGCAGTGAATTAGTATTGACGGGATACGAGGTGCTGAAGGCTTTCAGCGGTGTCGACAGTCACAATACCAAAGTCGTATTGCCAATTTTCGACAACGACCAGACCATTTCCCGCATGGCGGCGAAGGTAGATACCTACCTGGCCGCCAAGCCCGACTGCCCGGCCTACTTGATACGGGGCCATGGTGTGTATTGCTGGAGTGACGATCTGGACAGCTGTCTCGACAAACTCGAGGCGGTTGAATTTTTATTGCAATGCGAACTGGAGCGGCGGCGCCTGCACCCAGGCCAGCACACGGGAGAAAAACAATGA
- the mtnA gene encoding S-methyl-5-thioribose-1-phosphate isomerase, which yields MTALPTPAAIQWRDNQLELLDQRLLPTEIHYLRFDSAAAVADAIRDMVVRGAPAIGITAAYGMALAARSVGPLPSVAAWTQALSAARHALANSRPTAVNLFWALTRADQTIEQYGNGGDVAEALLQLAHQLLAEDLAINQRIGDHGAALIAPDSLVYTHCNAGALATGGYGTALGVIRSAHAGGKLRGVIAGETRPWLQGARLTTWELMQDGIDVSLATEGAAGHLMRSLKPSWVIIGADRIAANGDVANKIGSYNLAILARHHGVKFMVAAPISTFDPSLDGDDIPIEQRPGEEITHSRGAQVAPSNCISLNPAFDVTPASLIDAIVTEYGVIHSPSRESVTAHLQTAKE from the coding sequence GTGACCGCTTTGCCAACTCCCGCCGCCATACAGTGGCGTGATAACCAGCTGGAGCTGCTGGATCAACGCCTATTACCCACAGAAATACACTATCTGCGCTTTGACAGCGCGGCGGCAGTGGCCGACGCCATCCGCGATATGGTGGTACGTGGTGCACCCGCTATTGGGATTACCGCCGCCTATGGCATGGCACTGGCGGCCAGGTCCGTCGGCCCGCTCCCCAGCGTTGCCGCCTGGACCCAGGCGCTGTCAGCAGCCCGCCACGCTCTGGCAAACTCCCGCCCCACCGCGGTCAATCTATTTTGGGCTCTGACCCGGGCCGACCAAACCATTGAGCAATACGGTAACGGCGGCGACGTCGCAGAGGCCTTGTTGCAACTGGCACACCAGCTACTGGCAGAAGATCTAGCCATCAATCAGCGCATTGGCGATCACGGCGCCGCGCTGATTGCCCCCGACAGCCTGGTCTACACCCACTGCAATGCCGGTGCATTAGCCACTGGTGGCTACGGGACGGCGCTGGGGGTCATCCGCAGTGCCCACGCCGGCGGCAAGCTGCGTGGCGTTATTGCCGGAGAAACCCGCCCCTGGTTGCAGGGTGCCCGCTTGACCACCTGGGAGTTAATGCAGGACGGCATCGATGTTAGCTTGGCCACCGAGGGCGCCGCCGGCCATCTGATGCGCTCACTCAAGCCAAGTTGGGTAATCATCGGCGCCGATCGCATTGCCGCCAATGGCGATGTCGCCAACAAAATCGGCAGCTACAATCTCGCGATCCTGGCTCGCCACCACGGTGTGAAGTTTATGGTGGCGGCTCCGATCAGCACTTTTGACCCCTCTCTGGATGGCGACGATATCCCCATTGAGCAGCGTCCCGGCGAGGAAATCACCCACAGCCGCGGCGCCCAGGTGGCGCCCAGCAACTGCATCAGTCTCAACCCCGCCTTTGATGTCACGCCGGCGTCATTGATCGACGCCATCGTCACCGAGTACGGCGTTATTCACTCCCCCAGCCGGGAGAGCGTGACGGCGCACCTGCAAACGGCTAAGGAGTAG
- a CDS encoding DUF2489 domain-containing protein: MSDLAVLAWIGVVIVVVLAVIAGRLLWLLHRQRQAEQARAEAESEVGQKVAVEALDSVQILARCYLAGQVGGSEAALRIAVLLDQPAMSTTHREQGRVFTEVAAKLSHIPTHADWKALSRAEREQFRQEMEALESRFAESMKAAAEQLVA, translated from the coding sequence ATGAGCGATTTAGCGGTACTGGCGTGGATCGGTGTTGTGATTGTGGTGGTATTGGCGGTGATCGCCGGGCGGTTGCTGTGGTTGCTGCACCGCCAGCGTCAGGCCGAGCAGGCCCGAGCGGAAGCGGAGTCTGAGGTGGGGCAAAAGGTGGCGGTGGAGGCCCTGGACAGCGTACAGATTCTGGCGCGCTGCTACCTGGCGGGGCAGGTGGGCGGCAGTGAGGCGGCGCTGCGCATCGCCGTGCTGCTGGACCAACCGGCGATGTCCACCACTCACCGAGAACAGGGCCGGGTATTTACCGAAGTGGCGGCAAAATTGTCGCATATTCCCACCCACGCTGATTGGAAGGCCCTGTCCCGGGCAGAGCGGGAGCAATTTCGCCAGGAGATGGAGGCATTAGAGTCCCGTTTTGCCGAGTCGATGAAGGCCGCGGCGGAACAATTGGTCGCGTAG
- a CDS encoding TetR/AcrR family transcriptional regulator gives MTSPRTNTRERILEVAENLFAQQGFAATSVSEIAAEVGISSPGIYKHYANKLDIYEAVCAKLFAPLAEVTSQLQPTADFSETHKQIHEVMSALAANPNIARLVQHATLARDETLDLLSERWYRKFFAFFSDSATNPDREWINIPAAMAFHCMILGYVTLSPLHQAIFGIDPLETSQLNAQLQLQQDMVDGLTQLVEKHRSPA, from the coding sequence ATGACAAGCCCGCGCACCAATACGCGAGAGCGCATTCTCGAGGTTGCAGAGAACCTGTTTGCCCAACAGGGTTTTGCCGCCACCTCGGTGAGTGAGATCGCCGCCGAAGTCGGCATCAGCAGCCCTGGCATCTACAAGCACTACGCCAACAAGCTGGATATTTACGAAGCCGTTTGCGCAAAACTGTTCGCCCCACTGGCGGAGGTCACCAGTCAGTTACAGCCTACCGCCGATTTCAGCGAAACCCACAAACAGATTCACGAGGTGATGTCGGCGCTGGCCGCCAATCCCAATATTGCGCGCTTGGTCCAGCACGCCACCCTGGCCCGGGACGAGACCCTCGATCTGCTCAGCGAGCGCTGGTATCGCAAGTTTTTCGCCTTTTTCAGTGACAGCGCCACCAACCCCGACCGGGAGTGGATCAATATTCCTGCCGCCATGGCCTTCCACTGTATGATTCTGGGCTATGTCACCTTATCGCCCCTGCACCAGGCGATATTTGGTATCGACCCGCTGGAAACCAGCCAGCTCAATGCCCAATTGCAATTGCAGCAGGACATGGTGGACGGCCTCACCCAGTTGGTGGAAAAACACCGCTCTCCGGCCTGA
- a CDS encoding GIDE domain-containing protein, translating into MDYLPHVMAGAAALGAGWFSFNRLRRARVIEDTPTSKIRSAHQGYVEIIGAAMDRDSEAPLISRLSQSPCLWFRYRIERYERSGKNSRWRTLEQRSSERPVRINDGTADCYVFPDRAEVTTHRKRTWHGSQRYPSGSEGGFSLLGRRYRYTEELLCSDDLLYVIGQFETRHPPSNQEVDKARMADILNEWKQDYDRLVTRFDRNGDGEIDLQEWALAREEAQRQAARERHKQTPRAAIHTMVYSPDRRQPFIIATSEPESLSRRFRWQALGLLVVSLAATAGFAWLLLNKSAL; encoded by the coding sequence ATGGATTACCTGCCCCACGTGATGGCCGGTGCCGCCGCATTAGGTGCCGGCTGGTTCAGTTTTAACCGCCTGCGCCGGGCGCGGGTTATCGAAGACACGCCCACGTCAAAAATCCGCTCCGCCCACCAGGGCTACGTGGAGATTATCGGCGCCGCCATGGATCGGGACAGTGAGGCGCCGTTGATCAGCCGGCTCAGCCAGTCGCCCTGCCTGTGGTTTCGCTACCGCATCGAACGCTACGAGCGCTCCGGCAAAAACAGTCGCTGGAGAACGCTGGAGCAGCGCAGCAGCGAGCGACCGGTGCGGATCAACGACGGCACCGCCGACTGTTACGTATTCCCCGACCGCGCTGAAGTCACCACCCATCGCAAGCGCACCTGGCACGGCAGCCAGCGCTACCCCAGCGGCAGCGAGGGCGGGTTCAGCCTGCTGGGGCGCCGCTATCGCTATACCGAAGAACTGCTGTGTAGCGACGACCTGCTCTACGTCATCGGCCAGTTTGAAACCCGCCACCCCCCCAGCAATCAGGAAGTTGACAAGGCCCGAATGGCGGACATCCTCAATGAATGGAAACAGGATTACGACCGCCTGGTGACCCGCTTTGACCGCAATGGCGATGGCGAAATAGACCTTCAGGAATGGGCACTGGCCCGGGAGGAAGCCCAACGCCAGGCCGCCCGGGAGCGGCACAAGCAAACGCCCCGCGCCGCCATCCACACTATGGTGTATTCGCCTGACCGGCGACAACCGTTTATCATCGCCACCTCTGAACCGGAATCACTGAGCCGGCGCTTTCGCTGGCAGGCGCTGGGCCTGCTTGTCGTCAGCCTGGCCGCCACCGCCGGTTTCGCCTGGTTACTACTGAATAAAAGCGCGCTGTAG